The Arthrobacter caoxuetaonis DNA window GGCAGGTCCTAGATTTCCTCCCCGCACTGGCCGCAGCATTCACCGTTGAGCTGGTGGCTGAAGACAGCTTTCGGGAAAGCATCACTGTCGAAGCTGGTCTCGTCGCTGCGGTCGATGCTGAACGCAGCGGCAATCTCATCGAGGTTCTCCTCGACGCTCATGCTGACGCCCGGGGCCAGGCCCCATCCTTCGTATTCATCCGTCGAGATCATGGCTTCAACGATGCACTCAGGACCGTAAATGTCCGCGTTGAACGTGTATGCGGCGGGCGCGGCGGCTGACATGGTTCCTCCTGGGTGTCAGGGAGCCTGCTGCTCCCGTTCACCGCCTATGTGTGCGGAGGAGGCCCGGTTTCTCACCATCGCTTGCCCTTGTCGTATTTGCCTCCCATGTCTTCGGCGAGTTTGTGCGCTGTACCGAAGTCGGAGATCTCGGTCTGGATAATCCAGTTGGGTCCGATGATCATCGGCACTTTCAGCCTGCGCTTTTGCGCATAGTCGTAGTCGTAGCCTTCGGTGTTATCGCCGTAGTAGGACAGGGCCGCGGTGTATCCGCAGGATCCGGACTCTTCGGAGTGGGTTCCCTTGTCGTTCCGATCCCAGACGCGGCATTCTCCGCCTGCGCTGACATAGGCGTCCTTGAGGGCGTCGACCCCGTCATAGTCGACCCTGTTATGAGGGCCCGGTTAAGCTGCACAACCGGTCATCAGGAGCAGCCCCAGGACAGAGGCGGCAGCCATGCTTTTCAAACGCAAAATTCCCCCCATAGTCAGAGCTTCAACCATCCTTCTTACACGGATCGTGGCTCCGGGACAAAAGTTGCGTGCCCGCCCCGGGAATCGAACCCGGACCTTCCGACTTTTGAGGCCGGCGCCTCTGCCGTTGGGCCAGGCGGGCAGTTGAGTCCCTCCAGCTGGATTTGAACCAGCGGCCTTCGAATTATGAGTTCGCTGCTCTGCCAGGCTGAGCTATGGAGGACTGGTCTTGCGAGCCCTGGACAGGATTCGAACCTGCGGCCTCCTGATCCGTAGTCAGGCGATCTATCCGCTGAGCTACCAGGGCGGGATGATACTGCGTACCCCCAACGGGATTCGAACCCGTGTCTCCGCCTTGAGAGGGCGGTGTCCTAGGCCTCTGGACGATGGGGGCAAGTTCCCGGCAGATGCCAGGAATGCCGTCGTGCTGTGCTGCGTACCCCCAACGGGATTCGAACCCGTGCCGCTGCCTTGAAAGGGCAGTGTCCTAGGCCGCTAGACGATGGGGGCCAGGTGTTTGGTCGTGCGTGCCCGCGGCAGGATTCGAACCTGCAGCCTCCCGCTCCGGAGGCGGGCGCTCTATCCCTTGAGCTACGCGGGCCTATTGGCATTTGGAGCGTCCGACGCTGCGCGCAGCTGCAGGCAGCCGCACTCATACAGATATGAGGCCCTGCACTTTGCGGGCCCTGGACTGAGCGGGGTGCAGGCACCCAGCTTGGCAGAACGCCCTCGGGCAGAGAGCAGGATCATGAGCGTTGCCAGGACACAGACTGAGACCATTCAGCGGGTAGACGGAGGCGTCGTTTTCGCCAACCCCTACCTCGAGGTGGTTCAGGACAGCATCATCAGGCCCGACGGATCCGCGGGCCAGTACGTGTACACGCGCGGAGGCTTTGGAGTCAGCTGCATAGCTGTCGCCGACATTGACGGTGTCGATCACATCGCCCTTGTCCGTCAGCACCGGTACCCGGTGGATGAGTTCGTCCTTGAACTTCCAGGAGGCGGTGCTGCCACCCTGGAAGCTGAGCACGCCATCCGGGAGCTGGAAGAAGAGACTGGGCTTCACGCCGAAAGTGCAAAGCTTCTTGGCACCTTCTTCCAGGCGCCAGGTACAACCACCACCATGGGTTCTGCCTGGCTGACCCGGGTCAGCGCCGAAGAAACCGACCCCGACTTCATGGAAGGAGAGTCCGGGGCCGTCACAGAGTGGTACAGCATCGAACAGATCCGCGACCTCATGGGCAACGGCGGTATCAGCAGCGGGGTCACCCTCGCTGCACTGGCGATCGCTTTCGCCGGCGGCCACTTCTAGCCGCGGCCATGCACCCGCAGGTCAGCTTGGCTTGCGGGTGCGCGCTGCGCCGCCTGGACTCGAACCAGGGCTCCCCTGCTCCAGAGGCAGGTGGGTTGCCAATTACCCTACGGCGCATCATCCGGCCTCTCACCGCGGTACGGCGAGTGTTACTCCGGATCGCGGAAATGACGGGATTCGAACCCGCGGTCTCCCGCGTGACAGGCGGGTGCTCTAGGCCATCTGAGCCACATCTCCAGGTCCGGACTTTTACCGGGCACATCCGTTACGGCGGGAAACCGCACATCAATGCGCATCTACGGCTGTGCCGCATCGCTCCCCCACCTGGGCTCGAACCAGGAACCTGCCGATTAACAGTCGGCTGCTCTGCCAGTTGAGCTACAGGGGAATACGGCCAGTTACCCGGCCGGGGAAACACTGAACTGTACGACCGCACCCACCGCCGCTGCATAGCGCCGCAGGAAGGATGCCGTCGCTTCACCGTGACGCTCGAAGGCAAGCACCTCCGCGGCATCTGCGCTGCAGCGCCGGGACACTTCTTCGAGGGTCAGACCGTGCTCATGCCGTAGGACGGCGAGCTGGTCAACCATTTGGCTCTGGTTTGCCAGGTTCGCATCGGCGAGCTGCTGGCCCGTTCGTGTTTCCATGTGGCCAATCAGGGGATTGAACCCCGGACCTCCGCCTTATCAGGGCGGCGCTCTAACCGACTGAGCTAATTGACCTCTCGCAGCCACCGCCCGCTTCAGCTCTCCCTTGCGGGGCTCAGCATCGGCACCCGGGATTTTCGGCCCGGACTTCAGCGCTGGCGGTACTGCGGCCGGATTTACGGATTGCTCCGTCGGGGTGCCGGCGCCCGGTTCGGTGCAGCGTTCATCATCCCGGCATTCATGATGGGTGCGTCCTGCCGCGGACTGATCGCTGCTACGTGCCCTCGCCGAGACTTGAACTCGGGACCCTCCGATTAAGAGTCGGATGCTCTGACCAACTGAGCTACGAAGGCATTGCCGTCTTTCCGGCTGTCATATTGCGTGCCTCCGCAGGGGCTCGAACCCTGGACCCGCGGATTAAAAGTCCGCTGCTCTACCAACTGAGCTACAGAGGCGCATCCGTCTTTCCGGACCGTCATTGACCTTTCCTGAACTACCCCTTGACCAGCCCGACGTGTGCCGCCAGCTGCTCCTTGAGTTCTTCAAGGGATTCGCTGCGCATCGTGACCGAAAGGATCTCGGTGTCCGTCTTGTGGCTCGGGTTTGGTGCACCGTCCATATGGCGGCGCGGCTGGCCGGCCGCCACAGTCTCTTCGACCTCAACGATTTTCACGATCGCGGTGTAGCGCTTATTCATCGGTTGCACTCCTTCATCAGCGACCGGCATTTCCCGTTCGTCCTCACCTAATGTGTGCGGACGCCTGCGGAAATCTCACCGATGAACGCCTCGATCTGCGCAACGTGGTCCCGGGTGACGCCAATGGCTGTCTTCGGGGAGATCACCAGGTGCGGGATGGACATGGTCTGCAGCCACACAATGGTGTTCGGATCGAAGGGAACATCGTCCTCCACCCAGATGAATGCATCCGGTGCGGTCGCGGCCAGATCGTTCTTCAGCGCGGCGAGCTTCCACCACTGCCACTTCATGGGGTTGTCGTATTCGATGCCCGTCAGTACAGGCCAGTCGGAGCCGCCCGTGATGGACAGTGCAGGTGCAAGCTGTTCCGGTGCGCCTTCTTCCCAGGTGGTCAGCCATTTGGGGGTGATCTGCGGATGGGCAATCAGGCGGTCCAGTTCAGAGACCAGCTCCTCGGACCACCAGCCGGGGAAGGCTCCCCCGATTTCCATCGGCTGCCAGGTGCCGTGCCAGCCGGATGCGTCCCTGGGTGCAGGGTCGAAGCGGTGGTCGGTGTATGCGTTGTAGACGCCGTCGACGTCGCTGTACCAGTTGATCACCGCGCGCTCCCTTCCGCTGGCGTGGGCCTGAATCTGGCTCGTGGAGACTGCGGGATTTGAACCCGCGACCCCCTGCTTGCAAGGCAGGTGCTCTACCAGCTGAGCTAAGTCCCCGTGGTGGAGATACCGGGGTTCGAACCCGGGACCTTCTGCATGCCATGCAGACGCGCTACCAACTGCGCCATATCCCCATAGATGTTTCCCGGCCTTCAAACCGGAGGGAGCATCTGGTCCCTGAGCGCCCTGAGATCAGGCGGCGTGGAGTGACGGGATTTGAACCCGCGGCTTCCTTCCCGTTCTGGCCCTACCAGGTGGCATCCGCGCCGAAGCGGACGGCGGGATTTGAACCCGCATTCCATAGCCGGGAGGCGCCCTGCCAAGCCGGGCCACACTCCTGATGGCTTTGCCTCCTGATCCGCCCATTCGGCTGGGCTGATCCGGCGGCTGGACCATCAAACCGGCTTTCACACCGGTTCGTCGGGACGACAGGATTTGAACCTGCGACTTCCTGGTCCCAAACCAGGCGCTCTTCCAAGCTGAGCTACGTCCCGCGGTCCCCGCTGCTCCTGGCAACGGGGGTGAGGTAATCGTTTCAACCCCTATGTATCCGGCAGACCGGCGATCTCTCACCGGTGGCCGTTTGCGGAGAGCCCGGGATTTGAACCCGGACGACAGGTCGCCCCGTCTTGGCCGATTAGCAGTCGGCCTGCTGGCCATTCGCTTACTCTCCAGGTACTGCTGAGCGGAGACCGGGAGGATCGAACTCCCACGCGTGTTACCGCAACCGGTGTTCGAAGCCGGCGCCGCCGCCATCCCTCGGCTGGGGTCTCCATTGGTACTGCGTGCCCATCCCGGGATTTGAACCCGGACGCCCTTTCGGGCACCGGCACCTCATGCCGGCGCGTCTGCCGTTTCGCCAGACGGGCGGATCACCGGGTTAGTGCGGCAGGTTCGGCGCTGACTGGGCGTTTCCCCTCCGGACTGCGTTTATGGGATCGTCGTCCACCCCGGTGGCAGCTCCATCTGTTTACCTCACGAGCAGGCCGGAAGTGCGCTGGTCAGGGCGCCCTGTCTCCGGCAGGATCCGCATCGCTTGGGCCGCACTGCTGACGGCCACCGTACCTGTCCCGGGACTTGAACCCGGACGTCCTAAGACACCGGAACCTAAACCCGGCGCGTCTGCCATTCCGCCAGACAGGCGTAACGGCCGCCGGAACCATACCGGCGGCCTTCGTTGCACGGACGGGATTTGAACCCGTGACCTCCTGGTTATGAGCCAGGCGAGCTGCCGAACTGCTCTACCGTGCGAGTGGGAGGTGAGGGATTCGAACCCCCGAAGGACAATGCCAGACGATTTACAGTCGCCTCCTTTTGGCCGCTCAGGCAACCTCCCGTGACCTTCCGGTGTCTCCGCCCGGCATCACTGATGGATACCCGGGGAGATCACCGGAAGGCTTGGTTTTTCTCACGGATTCGTCGTGCATGCGCCGGGTTTGGCGTCCCGGTGCTCGATCCGTGTTGATTCACGTTCACTATGGAGTTCTCAATATTCAGGTGCATCACCGGTGGTGTGCATTGCGGGGCTGGCAGGGCTCGAACCTGCGGCCTTCGGTTTTGGAGACCGATGCTCTATCCAACTGAGCTACATCCCCAGTGCCGGTCTGTTCCGGCGGAGGCGGTACCCGTATTCGGGCAAAAAGAAAGCCGCCTCGGTGTGGACTTACCCGAAGCGGCTACGACTGCATGCAGTCAAAAGTTAACTCCGGTGCCTCATAAGGGCCGTCCACGCCTGATCCTGTCCATAGAATTTGGGGGCGTGGTTCATCGGCTTTTCCGAGGAGAGGGTATTCACGGGCAGGACAAAGCCACGGACGCTGGCGGTCTGAATGCTGGGCATGACTGCTGCTGACATGGCTTTCCTTTCGTGAAGAGTCTCGGCGCACCCGGAGGTGCTGTTGGGAATTACTGTACGTGAGAGAAATGGGTTTTGTACATAACCTGCTTCAGGCTATGCATTCAGCAGATAACCGCCGATAAATCCTATGTGTACGGCAGGGGCAAGAACTCTCCCCACGTCCTATGCGGCCGGCTCCCGGTGTTCTTCGGTGTCGAGCATCCGGTCGAGGTGGAGGCTGAAACTGCAGGCTCCGCTGTACACACCGAAACCGTCAGCCCTCGGGCTCGAGGTAAGCTCCATGGCCCCGGACAGGTCCGCTGCATGACCGCCAAGGTCGGCTGTCAGTGCCTCGATCGACTCCCCCGCCTCTCCGGCGCGCGACCAGGACTCGAAGGCTTCGGTGCGGGACTTGTCTCCGCCGGCACGGGCGGCCAGGAGCTTCCCGCCGGCACCCCAGATTCCGGTGACCCTGGCGCCCCTGCCGTCGACGTCGTCTGCAATGAGGCCGATGTAGGCGGCATCCGGAAAGAGGTCCCGGGTATGGGAGGCCAAGGCAGAGGCCGACTCAACAGCCAGGGCTGCACGGATCTCTGCGGCCCGGGCCAGAAGTTCCTGCCGGCCGGCCAGTGCCTGCCGAGTCGATTCGGATGGCTGGGAGCGCAACGGGGAGATGTCCGGTTCGGAGTGGGTGCCGAAGTCGAACTTTCCGGCCCGGTCGCGTTTCTGGTTCGCTGTCATGTCCTCCTGTGTGCGGCGGCCGGCCCCCGGGCGCGGACGTGTCAGATGCCGCTGCTACCGTGGCACACCACCGGGGGCGGGCGGTCCGCGGTAGAGAACCGCTGGGGACGGAATCAATGAGCACAGCCAGGCGCAGCCCTGCACATCGGGCCGGGACGAGGCGCCCGCGGATACTTCCGGCGGCAGTTGTTGCGGCAGCCGTCGCAGCAGTTGCAGTGTGGGCGCTGGTGGCCGCACCCGTGACCATGGCCGGTGTCGGTGCCGGACTGGAGGCTCTTCGCGGTGACTGGCCCCGTTCCGTGGGCGGTACGACAAGACCCGCTGCGGCAGCCGGCGACCCGGGGCTTGGTTCCTCCTATGCGTTCACGGGGATGCCCGGGCAGGACATCGTCGCCTTCGACCCCTGCGACCCTGTCCGGTACGTGCTCTCCGGGGAGGGGCCCGCGGGCAGCGACGAGATCGTGTTCAGCGCAGTCCGGGAGATCGCTGCGGCCACAGGACTGGAATTCATGTACGAAGGGACCAGCGAGGAGCGCCCTTCAACGTACCGGGAGAAGTACCAGCCTGAGGTGTACGGGGACCGGTGGGCTCCGGTGCTGATCGCCTGGTCGGACCCTGATGAGGTCAGCCGCCTCGGGGGACGTACTGCGGGACTGGGCGGCAGCACCCCGGTGAAGGCCGGAAGCCAGCCTTGGGTGTATGTCACCGGGCAGGTCATGCTTGACGGACCGCAGCTGGCTCCGCTGCTTGGATCCCCTGACGGGGACGCAACCGTGAAGGCGGTCATCGTCCACGAGCTTGCGCATGTGGCAGGCCTGGCCCACGTCGATTCGCCGCTGGAACTGATGAGTCCCCATACGACAGGCCCCGCATCCCTGGGTGCCGGGGACCTTGAGGGTCTGGCTGTCCTGGGGCGCGGGGCCTGCGTGGCGGAGTACTAGGCGGCCTTCGGGAGGCCAAGTCCTGCTTCCTCGTTGGCGGCGATGCGGTCCACGGCCTCCTGGAGGCTGCGGCTTACGGCCAGGCGCTGCCGTTCGCATTCGGCGGCCAGCTCAGGGAAGACCCGGGCTATTTCGGCCAGGCATTTGATCTTCAGCTCGATGTTGTAGGACCGGCGCAGGTCGTTGGTGTTCAGGCCGTTCACGATCAGGGTGTGCTCGTACTTGGTCCGGTTGTGCCGGATGTAGTTCACGGTGACCCGGTCCAGGTTCTCGGGCCGCATCATGGCGAAGTCCGGGACCCTGCGGCCGCCGTTGTTCCAGGCGAGCTCTGCGTACGTGTTGTAGGCCAGGACCCGCAGGTCATCCAGCGTCTCATCGCAGAACATGGTGATCTTCAGGCTGCGGGCTGCCCGCCGGACCTTGTTCAGTTCGCTGCGCGTGGTCAGACGAACGGACTTTCGGACTTCCGGGTTCGAAGAACGGTAGGCAGCAAGGCGGCCTCGCCCCTTTCGGAGCCGTTCCATAGGTTCCTGATCGCTGTCGACAAAAGCCTGGTACCGCGGCGGAATGTGCATGCGATGGGTCCCCTTCCAGGAAATAGCGTGAAGTACTCCTATTTCTCTCTATGCGTCCTGGGCGCTGACGGGGATTTTTGGGGGCGGCGGTTAGGCTGCAGCAGGCAGTTCCACGGCCTCGGGGACGGTGAGTCCCTGCAGTTCGCACAGGGCACAGACAGTGTGGGCGCCGTTGATGTCACGGTCGCCTCCGCTGCACACGATGCAGACAAGTTCGGGGCTGGGAAGTTTTCTGGCCATGTTCTCTATGTGTGCGGACGGAGGCACCTCCGTGCGCATTCGGTCAGCCTTTCTCAGGGTCGGTACCGGCGCCATAGGGTTTCCCCCAGGATATTCCTCATCGCTCCTACTCAGGGTCAGCTTGGAGCTCACGGGCGCGGTAGCGGCGAAGAGCCGGCAGGGCTCTCCTGGTCGCGGACAGGAAGCGCAGAGGAGCCGAACAGGAGGCTATGAGCCTGACCAGGGAAACCGGGAAAAAGACCGACAGCGGGACCACGGACCATTTCAGAGCCCAAATAGCCAGTTCGTTCATGTTTTCGGTGCTATCGAGGCCCCACATTATCGCGGCAGAGAACCAACATACGAGAGATGTGAAAACCATGAAGAGCCAGTTACCCACTTTCCCGCGCGCCTCTGCCAAAGAAGTGACGGGTATGTGTTCGAGGGTTCGCTTCAACTCAGGGTCTGGCTCCCCCCTGGTGACAAACTGACCCACAATCATGGATCCGGGCCCAATGATCGTCGGCTTGAGTGAAACGCAGCTCCCCACCACGTCAAGGTCCATGTCATTCGCCTTGTATGAGAAGCACTCACCCAGCTGACAGGTTATGGGAACCTCAAGGTCGATTCTCAGCGGCAGGCCATTGCTGAAGTCGCCGGGCACAATGTCGTCCTTGCCAACATTCATGAAGGCTACGCGGGTAACACGTCCGATCCCCTGGAAAGTCTTGGTGTGCACCGAGTACATCAGATGCCGACGGGTCTTCCTGGAGGATCGGATGAAACCCAGGAACGCGAGGACCGCCAGAAACAGACTCACGACGAATCCCGAGACTTCAATCCATTCCATGCCGCCGAACGTAGCGCAGCGGAGGCCCGGGACCACCCATGGCGGGGTACCCGTTTTCTTATCCGCACATACCTGCCCGGAGGCTCTTTACTGGCCTATTCCAGCGGCGTGGTCCCGGCGGAGGCGACTCGGACCATGGCGCGTACTGCGCGGGAGAGGTCCCCGGTGATGCCTGCGCCGCGACGGGCGAGGGTCATCTGCAGCAGTTGGACGCGGAGGAAATCTGAGTCCGGGTCGGTGCCGTGCCCCAGTGACAGTTCCATGGAAAACTCCGTCACGTCCCACAGGGATTCGTGCAGCTGCCACGCCCTGTACAGGCGTCCCGTAAACAGGGCGGCGAAATAGCGGCGGCTGATGAGGCCCCGAAGGGCCCCGGACATGCACAGGAGTACCTGGCAGCGGGTGGCTGCCTCCGTGTCCGGGGCCGTATCGGAGATGACAGCGTTCATCGTGTTGACGAGGTCCAGTTCCGTGGCCCGCCCGTCCTTCAGCTGCCCGTCCAGGAT harbors:
- a CDS encoding HAD domain-containing protein yields the protein MINWYSDVDGVYNAYTDHRFDPAPRDASGWHGTWQPMEIGGAFPGWWSEELVSELDRLIAHPQITPKWLTTWEEGAPEQLAPALSITGGSDWPVLTGIEYDNPMKWQWWKLAALKNDLAATAPDAFIWVEDDVPFDPNTIVWLQTMSIPHLVISPKTAIGVTRDHVAQIEAFIGEISAGVRTH
- a CDS encoding NUDIX hydrolase, with the translated sequence MSVARTQTETIQRVDGGVVFANPYLEVVQDSIIRPDGSAGQYVYTRGGFGVSCIAVADIDGVDHIALVRQHRYPVDEFVLELPGGGAATLEAEHAIRELEEETGLHAESAKLLGTFFQAPGTTTTMGSAWLTRVSAEETDPDFMEGESGAVTEWYSIEQIRDLMGNGGISSGVTLAALAIAFAGGHF